TAATTtccaaaacataatattttgtaaatcttttaaaatattaactaccTACATCCAAACACTATTAAGTTACTagggtatattataatatgaaaaaaccTTCTATTCTACTACATgaatacatgaaaatattattttttttgattccTAAAGGCTAAACCTTGGTATAGTATATCAGATAAAATAGTTtcaaatttcgttattttctgCAGTCACGCATTTATTGTCACGTTTTATAAAACACATGCTACTTATGTTAAAATCGTACATATATAtgttattaattactatttatcATTAAAACAACCTACATAATAATGTGTTAGGTTTTAAAATTTCTAGGCCATAATGTTtagtaaaatttctaaaaatccTCCCAtgccattttttttacatatggCTCTAAATAGTAAAGTATTCTTTGCCATACGTAATAGGCCTTACCTGCTTGTAATGCGCCTGCTTGTAATAGGCCTCACTCGTAGTCACACGTAATAGGTCGTAGGTACTGGCGCCATAGTATTACTTAGTTAATCTGCCGCAATGCCTTGTTCTGAAGATCGTCAAAACTAATGTACTTATTTTTCTAAGTATCGTACTTATAAGCTTATTCTGAGTACGTAAGTATTTTAACGAACATTCTCTTTGAACATCTAAATCTAAATGAACTTTGCATTTTATTCGATCTATAACACAACATATCAACAGATATTGAGACGTCATACGTcgtttttttcaaagaatatttgccatatattttacataGGCTCAATATTCCAGTTACCTAGGGAGACCGAACGTTGACTGTCGACCGATTGAGGCTTCGATTAAAGTTATATGTTAAACAAACCTACCTTCAATATACTCGTCACGTCATCATCTCGTAAAAACAAATCGGCTAGGCACCTAACAAGAAATATCGCTCCCTCTTTCATAACGTTGGTACAAACGAGACAGCGATATATCCGGTTCGGTCGCAATTGGTCGATAGGACGAGTTAAATTGTGGCGTCATTGTTAGGCCTATTGGGGATACCTCGATAGTGTATATCTAGAGACTATAGTTATGTTTGTTTATGTCTTGTTCTGCGCAGCCTGCCGGCGCAGGTCGGGCTGGATGGCGGCGGTGACGGCGGTGCCCAGCGCCAGCACGCCGCACATGGCGAGGTCGGCCCAGCGGTCGCCAACGCGACCCAACATCCACTCGAAGAGCAGCGTCAACACCGTGCCGAACACCTGCGTGAAGGAAcattatagtctaagatccgaatAACAAAACGAGGTTCacccatttatatttttttttattacaataacgtcctggcccttaaaaTAGGTAAGCTCGCGTGTCTTAAGGGCCTGTGACTTTCCTTGGGTGCACATTTAAagatacaataacataaatgatgaatattaacataaaatatgcaaaacgttgaaatttttaaaatggtacACCCACCTGTTAAATGGAttttaatcaattaatcaatggGAGACTCCGCCAAGTAATTTAAACGGAAGTGGCGGTCATCTGCGTAGGTAGGCATTTATAAATCAATGCTCCTGTAGTTAcccaatgaaataataatatttttaaattattgaataatatttgagTAATGTTTACCTGAGCACAGGCGTTGAGGAGTCCAGACGTAGTCCCTTCAGGCTCGGGGTAAGTGACTTCGGAGGCGAACTCGAATCCAACCGGCAAATACCCGGCCATGAAGAAactataacaaacaaattaaaatttaaataatcccAAAAAAAGTTTTTCTAGCTAAAAAGAGTTTAGCTGAAACAACTTTTGGGAGAATTCTCTACGATTTTAGAGAATCTTTCCGATGTGTTACAGAAAACCCTCGATATCTTTGGATTTCCTAATCAAATCTTTATTATGTACCAGTTTAAGAATCATCGCCATAATGTCAGCTTTTATAGAAAACAAACTGCGTCATAATCCGCCTATTCGTTTAGAagttacaataccacaaatcgACAAGCAAATATACACAAACAAACCAAACAGATACGTCAAATTTATTGCACCCCCCTTTAGTACAATACGTCACATAAACCATATCATAATTAGTCTATTCGTTTAGGAAGCTACAAtttcacagacagacacgcaaaaaaatacttaataatctaaaataaaaagccttacCCAAGGAAAATGCTGCTGAAGTATACAACGGCGATGTACCCGCAGTCCAGGGTGAAGGTGAAGATGATCATGCCGACCACGGTAGCCGCGTACACCGCCAGCGTGGTCTCCTTGAAGCGGTGCGTCTTGTCCAGGATGAAGCCGCACACCACCGAGCCTAACATGCCGGCGACCACGATCACCAGGCCTATGCGACCGGCGTCTGTGTTGGCACCCTAAAAATAAAGGTAAGTACCAGTTTTAAATAAAGCTTATAAAAACATTCATAATGCCGTCAGTAGAatctttttctaggttatggtTATCATACGAGTATATCCTGCTGAAACTCTGGATATTGGCAAATTTTGTTGaggtttacaagaacttttaaaatatcaggtgattaattaaaattaaagttacgacgATTCCAAACGTAAATTGGTCCGAGAGGAGCCAATAGCAAACTCAGACAGGGTTTTTAACAAACTTCATCCTGAAGGTACCAGGATAAAATAACCTGATATCACAAGTGATATAAGGCACCAGGGTAATATCACAGGGTAGTGTGTGGGAAATTTAAGGTTTATTTCTTACTGGATAGTAGGTCAGCACGAGCTCGTTGAGCAGCGTTGAGATGGCATAGAAGACGCCCACGTTGAGTCCGTACGAGATGAGCAGCAGGATGTAGTTGCGGTTGGTCAGCAGCTTCTTGATGGACTGCAGGAAGTTGGAGTCGAGCGCGGCGCCCAGGTCGGCGGCCGCGGACGGCGGGCTGGGTGGTGCCGCTTTGAAAACTACGACAAACGGATTTTTTCTGGTTTATTTCTTCTTTAGAGAAATTACGGGAAGTCTGATTATTAGATGTGCTGGTAAAATGAAGGACCAAGCGGGTTTGCGCGTGTAAACTGACGGAGAATGGTCCTTCAATTTACTCACCATCGCGCTGTTTCTGTACACCTTTCTactatatcaaaataaaatgtaaaaaactaGGTATAGATTTTTCTTTAGCTGCatagtaacaataataataagacTATTTAGGAGTTTAAGACCGTGACACTGTTTCTAAAGGAGGTCAGCCAGATCAagtaattttacttaattttgttGCTCCACCAGTTTTGAAGCCACAACAACTCCACGTAGCCTATATGTACCTGAAAAATTCGCAAGGAGTAGTTACTGAATACTTCTAGCTTCTCTTTTCCTTCAGTGAGCTCACGCAACTATTCGGTGATGCACAACGACGGCACGACGGTGCTTGCGGTAACAGCCAGCGATGACATATCAAAAGAAAACTCACAGAGCACGATGAACACGAACAGCACGCTGGTGAAGCCAGCCACCAGGTAGAACATGACCTGCAGGTCGGCGCCGATCTCCTCCGGGGTGCCCGTGGCGCGCACTATCATGGGCGGCAGGAAGAAGCCCAGCGCCACCCCTAGCTGTGAACATGTACGTACAAGAAAGTTTAACGACCTGCCTAGCGCAGTTAGCAGAAGAAATGCTTCGCCAAAAGGCAATTTCAGATTTAAATATAACTTCTTGGTTCAGCTCTAGTCTGTTATGACCTTGCCGCCAAGTAACTTAACATTCCGGCATGACATCGGGTTAAAATCAGTCTGGGACGTAGAACTAACTAGTTTTGTCGAAAACAAG
This DNA window, taken from Bicyclus anynana chromosome 1, ilBicAnyn1.1, whole genome shotgun sequence, encodes the following:
- the LOC112050867 gene encoding uncharacterized MFS-type transporter C09D4.1 isoform X1; this translates as MLSKTDNVANGILNPAEPINTKLLLSDEEVYRNDVSGSVMDGPIMETNAEGYTVYRHRWLMLGFFVLYSASNSLQWTQYTIIADIVTKYYGVSTNAVSWTSMIYMVTYVPLIVPASWLLDKTGLRVTTIIGAFGTCAGAWLKVFSVPQDMFWLGFAGQTVVAVAQVFILNLPPRLAAVWFGADQVSSACSIGVFGNQLGVALGFFLPPMIVRATGTPEEIGADLQVMFYLVAGFTSVLFVFIVLFFKAAPPSPPSAAADLGAALDSNFLQSIKKLLTNRNYILLLISYGLNVGVFYAISTLLNELVLTYYPGANTDAGRIGLVIVVAGMLGSVVCGFILDKTHRFKETTLAVYAATVVGMIIFTFTLDCGYIAVVYFSSIFLGFFMAGYLPVGFEFASEVTYPEPEGTTSGLLNACAQVFGTVLTLLFEWMLGRVGDRWADLAMCGVLALGTAVTAAIQPDLRRQAAQNKT
- the LOC112050867 gene encoding feline leukemia virus subgroup C receptor-related protein 2 isoform X2; protein product: MTDTKNLEAVSGSVMDGVAEKGGAESPTKKCPVEYKVYPIRWLVLFIFVLYSASNSMQWIQYTIIQDSIVKYYGVSSITVYWTSMIYMITYIPLIFPGSYLLDKTGLRVTTIIGAFGTCAGAWLKVFSVPQDMFWLGFAGQTVVAVAQVFILNLPPRLAAVWFGADQVSSACSIGVFGNQLGVALGFFLPPMIVRATGTPEEIGADLQVMFYLVAGFTSVLFVFIVLFFKAAPPSPPSAAADLGAALDSNFLQSIKKLLTNRNYILLLISYGLNVGVFYAISTLLNELVLTYYPGANTDAGRIGLVIVVAGMLGSVVCGFILDKTHRFKETTLAVYAATVVGMIIFTFTLDCGYIAVVYFSSIFLGFFMAGYLPVGFEFASEVTYPEPEGTTSGLLNACAQVFGTVLTLLFEWMLGRVGDRWADLAMCGVLALGTAVTAAIQPDLRRQAAQNKT